TGCATGACGCCATGGGTATGAGTGTTGATGCTATCAACACCCTACTGACCAAAGAATCTGGTCTGTTGGGCCTGACTGAAGTGACCAGCGACTGCCGTTACGTTGAAGATAACTACGAAACGAAAGCAGATGCTAGACGTGCAATGGATGTTTACTGCCACCGTCTGGCTAAATACATCGGTTCCTACGCGGCACTGATGGAAGGTCGTCTGGATGCGGTGATCTTCACGGGGGGTATCGGTGAAAACGCAGCAATGGTTCGTGAACTGTCGCTGAAGAAACTGGGTCTGCTGGGCTTTGACGTCGATCACGAACGTAACCTGGCAGCGCGCTTCGGTAAAGGTGGCAACATCGCTAAAGATGGCACCCGCCCAGCGCTGGTTATCCCGACCAATGAAGAATTGGTCATCGCCGAAGACGCTTACCGTCTGACCGCGTAAAACACGTAACTCCCAACACCGTCAGCTAAGGCTGACGGTGTTGTTTTTGACTAACGAGCAACCGTAAAGAGGTTCGGCCGTGTCCCGTATAATCATGTTGATCCCCACTGGCACCAGCGTTGGTCTGACAAGCGTCAGCCTGGGTGTCATTCGCTCCATGGAACAGAAAGGCGTCCGCCTGAGCGTGTTCAAACCTATCGCCCAACCGCGCAGTGGCGACAATACGCCAGATCAGACGACCACTATTATCCGTGCTAATTCCGCTATCAGCGCCGCAGAACCACTGGCAATGAGCCGCGTTGAAACCCTGTTGAGCTCTAACCAACAAGACGTGCTGATGGAAGAAATCATCGCGCGTTACCACGAAACGACCAAAGATGCTGAAGTCGTTCTGGTTGAAGGTCTGGTTCCTACCCGTAAGCACCAGTTTGCTAACGCGTTGAACTATGAAATCGCCAAAACGCTGAACGCGGAAATCGTCTTTGTACTGGCGCTGGGCAACGATTCTCCAGCACAGTTGAAAGACCGCATCGAACTGGCGCGTTCCAGCTTCGGTGGCAGCAAAAACAAAAACATCACTGGCGTGATCATCAATAAACTGAATGCGCCGGTAGATGAGCAGGGTCGTACACGCCCTGATCTGTCTGAAATCTTTGATGACTCAACGAAAGCCAGCGTTGCCAACATCGATCCTAAGCAACTGTTCGCTAACAGCCCGCTGCCGGTTCTGGGCTGTATCCCGTGGAGCTTTGATCTGATTGCTACGCGTGCCATTGATATGGCGAAGCACCTGAATGCTCGTATCGTCAATGAAGGTGACATTCAGACGCGTCGCGTTAAGTCTGTCACCTTCTGCGCACGCAGCATCCCGCATATGCTGGAGCATTTCCGTCCGGGTTCACTGCTGGTGACCTCCGCTGACCGTCCTGATGTTCTGGTCGCCGCGTGTCTGGCCGCCATGAACGGCGTGGAAATCGGTGCCCTGCTGCTGACTGGCGGCTACGAAATGGATCCAAGTATTGCCAAGCTATGTGAACGTGCCTTCCAGACTGGCCTGCCAGTATTTATGGTCGACACCAACACCTGGCAAACCTCACTCAGCCTGCAAAGCTTCAACCTTGAAGTACCGGCTGATGACCGCCAGCGCGTCGAGAAAGTGCAGGAATATGTTGCACGCCACATCGACACCCAGTGGATCGATTCTCTGAGCGCTGAATCTGAGCGTTCACGCCGTCTGTCTCCACCAGCATTCCGTTATCAGCTTACTGAACTGGCGCGCAAAGCGGGCAAACGTATCGTTCTGCCAGAAGGTGATGAGCCACGTACCGTTAAAGCCGCTGCAATTTGTGCCGAACGCGGCATTGCGCACTGTGTGCTGATCGGTAACCCAGAAGAGATTCAACGCGTTGCCGCCGCTCAGGGTGTAGAACTGGGCAAAGGCATTGAAATCGTCGATCCGATTGTCGTGCGTGAGCGCTATGTTGCGCGTCTGGTTGAACTGCGTAAGAGCAAGGGCATGACCGAAGTGGTTGCGCGCGAACAGCTCGAAGACAACGTCGTTCTGGGTACGTTGATGCTGGAACAGGGTGAAGTTGACGGTCTGGTTTCTGGTGCCGTTCATACCACCGCTAATACCATTCGTCCGCCGTTACAGTTGATCAAAACTGCACCGGGCAGCTCACTGGTATCTTCCGTGTTCTTCATGCTGCTGCCTGAGCAGGTTCTGGTTTACGGCGACTGCGCCATCAACCCAGACCCAACCGCAGAACAATTGGCTGAAATCGCTATTCAATCTGCTGATTCTGCCACTGCATTCGGCATCGACCCACGCGTTGCGATGATCTCTTACTCCACCGGTAACTCCGGCGCGGGTAGCGATGTTGAAAAAGTACGTGAAGCAACCCGTTTGGCGCAGGAAAAACGTCCTGATCTGGTTATCGATGGTCCGCTGCAATATGACGCCGCTATCATGGCAGACGTTGCACAGTCCAAAGCACCTAACTCGCCAGTGGCGGGTAAAGCCACCGTGTTCATCTTCCCTGATCTGAACACCGGTAACACCACGTACAAAGCGGTACAGCGTTCTGCCGACCTGATCTCCATCGGGCCAATGCTGCAAGGCATGCGCAAACCGGTTAACGACCTGTCTCGTGGCGCACTGGTAGACGACATCGTTTACACCGTTGCCCTGACCGCCATTCAGGCTACGCAGCTCTAATTTTTTTGATAGCGTGGATATTGATGCCAGCCTTCGGGCTGGCATTTTTTATTTGATAAGAAGAGCAAGAAAAATGCCGCAGCGGGAAAAGCGGCGGCAAGACAGGAATGCTGACCAATGTCAGATTATTTCTGTGGATCCGTTTCCGATGAAGCAACGTCGCTGTCGTTCTCATCATCAACATTGTCATGATTAACGACAGATTTCTCTGCCGCTTCTACTACCTCGTTCAGCTTACGCGAAATCGGCTTGCCATATTCCTGATCGCTATAGCGCGTCAGCCACAGCGACAACGCTTTCAGCGAGTCCGGCGTAAATTCATCGCAGCGTGCAGTGATCTCTTGCGGCGTCAGCCAACTGACTTCATCAACCTCTTCTTCCTGTAGTGCAAATGGCCCGTGGGTGACGCAGCTAAACAGCCCTCCCCACACTCGGCAATTCTCGCCTTCGTAATAGAATAGGCCATGTTCTGCAAATGGCACGCCCGCAATACCAAGCTCCTCTTCAGCTTCACGACGTGCGGACTCCAGCATTTGCTCACCGCTTTGCACTACGCCGCCAGCGGTCGCGTCCAGCCAGCCTGGATAAAAATCTTTGATTTTCGTCCGACGCTGCACCAGAATTTTACCCATTCCATCATGCACAACAATGTAAGTAGCACGATGACGAAGACTCTGAGCACGCATCTGCTGACGACTTGACTGAGCAATTACCTCGTTGTTTTCATTGACGATATCAACCCACTCTGTGCCTGCTGCCTGACTTTGTTCCGCCATCCTCTGAAACCCTTTAGTATTGGCACGTTGCTACGCGCGTCTGTTTTAAATGATCGAACTTTGTTGTGAATCTTCCCTGCTGCCTTGCCATTATTCAAGGTCAAAAACAGGGTATATGCTAAATTAGTGTCTAATTGAGACCTGTGCAATAGGCTCGCCGCCGTGTAACGGCAGAACTCGCAGTTCATCTTGTTCAAGTAAACCGTAGCTCGCGGGGTATCCCCCTTTCGACAAGCTCACAGAGCCGGGGTTGAAAAAATAATATTCCCCGCGTTGCTCCGCAATCGGGATATGGGTATGACCATAGACCAAAACATCCCCCGCGTGTAGCGGCGGCATATTCTCTGGATGATAAAGATGACCGTGCGTCAGGAAAAGGCGATTTTGCGGCAATAGCACATGTTGCCACGGTGCCGTTATCGGAAAGGTCAGCAGCATCTGATCAACCTCGCTATCACAATTTCCCCGTACGGCGATGACACGTGACGCATAAGCGTTTAGCCGGGCAGCCACTTCCGCAGGTTGATACGCTTCCGGCAGCGGGTTGCGGGGGCCATGATTAAGAAAATCGCCCAGTAAAATAAGCCAGTCAGCATGACTCTGCTCAAAGATCGCCAACACACGTTCTACCGCACTAAGAGACCCGTGTATGTCGGACGCAAACATCAACTTCATCGTTTATTCCCCTCCATGTTTATATTGGCAATATTTATATCCACAACATCCTCATTCTTCATCGGAAATAGTCTACCAAAGTTGGCGGTGTGCTTCCGGTAAAGATCGCGCAGCAGCGTGCGCCATCGCTTATTTTTCGCTCGCAGAAGTGGTAGGGTAAGAGCCCGTCCTCAATACGCTATTCTGACAGCACATCGCTCTCTGAAGCGATCAACTGCCATACCGTTCCATGATGTTTTTCTGAATGAAAATGGAGATATGATTCATGATTGACCTGTATTACGCACCAACCCCTAATGGGCATAAGATCACGTTGTTTCTGGAAGAAGCGAATCTCCCTTATCAGCTTCACCGCGTGAATATCAGCAAAGGCGAACAGTTCAAGCCGGAATTTTTAGCCATCTCGCCTAATAACAAAATTCCCGCGATTGTCGATACGCAGCCCGCGGAAGGTGACACGCCAATTAGCCTGTTTGAATCTGGCGCGATCCTGCTGTATCTGGCGGAAAAACATGGCGTGCTATTGAGCACGTCATTACGTGAGCGTACGGCCACACTACAATGGCTGTTCTGGCAGGTCGCTGGTTTCGGGCCTATGCTGGGGCAGAATCACCACTTTAACCACTATGCACCTCAGCCCGTGCCTTACGCGATTGAACGCTATCAGCAAGAAACGCAGCGTCTGTATCGTGTGCTGGATAAACATCTGCAAGACAACCCTTGGCTAGCAGGCCAAAATTACAGTATCGCCGATATCGCAACCTACCCGTGGGTGGTTTCTTATGCCCGCCAGCGCGTTGACCTTGATGATTACCCGGCGGTGAAGGCATGGTATACGCGTATCAGTGAGCGCCCGGCAACACAGCGAGCTTATCAGCGAGCAGAGCAGTAAAATTCTGGTACATCTCATTCGGCCTTTGGGTATCTTCTGCTATGGTAATCAACATATTATTGTTAATGATACCCTGACACTGTGATTTACTCGCGGTAACAGAAGCCACCGAGGGCCGACCAATGCCATATCACCATTCTGACGCTATTATTCGTATAAAAAATCTGCGGCTACGCACCTTCATCGGTATCAAAGATGAGGAAATCACGAATAAGCAGGATGTGATCATCAACGTTGTGATTCACTACCCAGCAGAACAGGCACGCAACAGCGAGAATATCGCCGACGCACTGAACTACCGTACCATCACCAAAAATATTATTCGCCACGTAGAAGATAACCGCTTCGCGTTGTTGGAAAAATTAACGCAGGATGTGCTCAACATCGCCAGCGATCACGAATGGATAACCTATGCTGAAGTAGAAATAGATAAACCGTTTGCCCTGCGATACGCCGACTCGGTTTCCATGACCCTGCGTTATCACCAGGCATAAATATGGGAGCGTGCGATGCAACTACTCATAACAGGCGGAACCGGTCTTATTGGTCGCCATCTTATCCAACGATTACAGCTGCTTTCCCATCACATCACGGTACTGACACGCGATCCTGAGCGCGCCCGAGGGGTTCTCGGCAATCAGGTCGACTATTTATCAACATTGAGTAATATCACCTCACTGAACGGCTTTGATGGCATCATCAATCTGGCGGGCGAACCTATCGCCGATAAACGATGGACGCCGCAACAAAAGCAGCGCTTGGCACAGAGTCGCTGGATCATTACCGAGCAGCTTGCCACGCTGATTAAGGCCAGCAGTGAGCCGCCAGCGGTTTTTATCTCGGGCTCAGCGGTCGGATATTATGGCGACCAGGGGGAAGCGCTGGTCACAGAAGAGGAATCACCGGTTGATGAATTCACACATCATCTGTGTGCCCGCTGGGAAGCGCTGGCGCAGTCTGCCGAAAGCAATAATACCCGCGTCTGCCTGCTGCGTACCGGTATTGTTCTTTCAGCACAAGGTGGCGCGCTAGCAAAAATGCTGCCGATTTTCCGCCTCGGATTAGGCGGACCGATGGGTTCCGGCAAGCAATACATGCCGTGGATTCATCTTGATGACATGGTTAACGGCATTCTCTATCTACTGGATCAACCGATATTACGCGGTCCCTTCAATATGGTTGCGCCCTATCCGGTTCATAATGAACAATTTTCTGCCATGCTGGCACACGTATTGGATCGCCCCGGTTTTCTACGAGCCCCCGCCTTTGCGCTCAAACTGCTGATGGGCGAAGCCTCAACGCTGGTACTGGGCGGGCAACGCGCCATCCCACAGCGGTTAGAGGCCGCAGGTTTTGGTTTCCGTTTCTTTGAGTTGGAAGAAGCCCTGCAAGACGTGATCAAAAAACCGAGCTGATAACTGTCTATCTCAGGTTGCTGGTAGCCTTTTCGCAGAACGGGATCGATGATAATGGGATCGAAGAGTAAAGCGTCCGCGCCAGGGATGTATTCACAGCGTCTTTACGATCTACCCATTATCATCGCTCAATGCACATCACTATCAGCCCCAAAGTCTACTTCAATGCACCGGACAGAAACTGCTGCAAACGGGCACTTTTCGGGCGACCAAATAGCTGATCCGGCGGCCCTTCTTCTTCAATCACGCCCTGATGCAGGAAGATAACGTGGCTGGAGACATGGCGGGCAAACTCCATCTCATGCGTCACCACCACCATCGTTTTTCCTTCCTCCGCCAACTGCTGCATGATGCGCAATACTTCGCCGACCAATTCAGGATCGAGTGCCGACGTCGGCTCATCAAATAACAACACTTCAGGCTCCATCGCCAGCGCCCGCGCAATCGATACGCGCTGCTGCTGACCACCTGAGAGATCCGACGGATATTTCTGTTGGGCAGAATCCGTAATCCCTACTTTATTCAGGTAGAACACCGCCCGCTTACGCGCTTCCGCTTTACTGAGCCCTAATACCTGAATTGGCGCTTCCATCACGTTCTCTAACGCCGTCATGAAGCTCCACAGGTTGAAGTGCTGAAATACCATCGTCAGGCGCGTCCGCAGCATCTGAAGCTGCTTTTTATCAAAAACCTTTAACTGCCCGTCAGTATCGCGCACCATGCGAATTTCCTGATCGCTGACATAAATCGCCCCTTCGCAGGGTTTTTCCAGAAAATTAATGCAGCGCAGTAAGGTGCTTTTCCCCGAACCCGACGACCCGATAATCGAAATAACGTCACCCGCTTTCGCCTGCAATGAGATCCCTTTAAGTACCTCATGCTCGCCATAACGTTTACGCAGTTCCGTCACCATCAATTTGTTATTCGACATGTTTTTTCCTGCGATTAATGAGATGAACGGGTATAAAGATGACGTAACCAGTGCCGCTCTGCCCTTCTGAACAGCCCGATTAATACAAATGAGATCGCCAGATAGATCACCGCAGCAATGCCAAACGCATAAAACGGCTGGTAGGTGGCCGCATTAATATCGCGCGCGATCTTCAGGATATCCGGCACCGTCACGGTAAAAGCCAGCGCTGTTGAGTGCAGCATCAGAATCACTTCGTTGCTGTAGGCTGGCAACGCAATACGCAGCGCACCCGGCAAAATAATGCAGCGATACTGCTTAAAACGGGAGAAACCGTATGCTCTGGCGGCTTCAATTTCCCCATGCGGTACAGAGCGGATTGCCCCTGCAAAAATCTCTGTGGTGTACGCGCAGGTATTGAGCGCTAACGCCAAAATGGCGCAGTTCAGTCCGCTGCGGAAAAAGGCATTCAGCAGATCGGTGCCGCGCACAATTTCCAGGCTATACACGCCGGAATAGAACACCAATAGCTGCACGTAGAGCGGTGTACCACGGAACACGTAGGTAAATAGCCAAACCGGGAAGCTGAACCGACGTCGCGGTGAAACGCGAGCAATCGCCAGTGGCAACGCCATCAGCCCGCCGATGACGACCGAGGAAATGAGCAGCCAGAGCGTCATCGCCAGCCCAGTCAGGCGATAACCATCGCTCCACAGCAGCGGTTGCCAATATTGTTGCAGGATCTCACTCATAGTTTACTTTCTTGACTCCCTGCGAATAATGCCGCTCCAACCACCACAACACGCCATTAGAAATGGTGGTAAAAATCAGGTACATCGCCCCGGCAACCAGTGCAAAATAAAACGGTTCGTGCGCGCCCTTGCCAGCCAGTTGCGTCGCCTTAATCACATCATTCAGGCCAAGCAATGACACGAGTGCCGTTGCTTTCAAGATCACCTGCCAGTTATTGCCGATCCCCGGTAACGCAAAGCGCATCATGGAAGGAAACAGAATGCGGCGGAACACTTTCAGAGGAGAGAAACCAAACGCCACCGCCGCTTCGATCTGTCCACGCGGCACAGCAAGATAGGCACCACGAAAGGTTTCCGTGAAATACGCGCCGTAAATAAAGCCCAGCGTAATAATCCCAGCGGTCAACGGATCGATGTCAACTTGCTCCAGACCGATCGATTCCGTCACGCCGTTTAAGGCAATTTGCAACCCATAGAAAATGAGCAGCATCAACACCAAATCGGGGATGCCGCGAATCAACGTGGTATAGCAGGAAAATCCCCCAGCCAGCAGGCGGTTGGAAGACAACTTCGCCGACGCCCCCATCAGACCGATAGCCAGCGCCAGCAGTAGCGAACTCACAGCCAACTCCAGCGTCATGATGGCACCATCCAGAATTAGCGGGGCATAGCCATAGAGCATCAATGATATCCGTAGAAACAGCGGTTAATGGCACGAAGCGTTATCAATCAGGAACCCGACACGGGAGGAACGTTCCCGTGTCGTTTTACCCTGTGATTCCGCTACAGAGTGTGAATCGTTATGGAGAAATTAGCCGCCGTAGACGTCGAAATCGAAGTATTTCTTAGCGAACGTATCGTAAGTACCGTCTTTACGCATCGCTTCGAAGGCTTTATCCAGCGCAGCTTTCAGCTCAGTATCTGCTTTACGCAGACCCATCCCCGTCCCCACACCGAAAAATTTGTCATCTTTTACTGCTGGGCCAGCAAACGCATAGTCTTTGCCCATATCTAGCTTCAGGAAACCTTCGCTTGCCGCGACTTCATCCTGAAAGGCAGCATCGACGCGACCTGCGGCCAAATCTGCGTAAATCAGATCCTGATTTTGATAAGCGACAACCTCAACGCCTTTTGGCTGCCAGTTCGCATTGGCAAAAGCCTCCTGCGTTGACGCCTGCAATACGCCGACACGCTTGCCACCCAGCGATGCCAACGTTGGCTCAATACTCGCCCCTTTCTTCGCAATCAGGCGAGAGTTAGCCGCATACAGCTTCTCGGTGAAAGCAATTTCCTGCTGGCGTTTTTCGGTAATAGACAGAGAAGAGATGATGGCATCAATTTTTTTAGCTTTAAGGGAGGGAATTAACGCATCAAAATCACTTTCCACAAACGTACAGTTAGCGTCAATACGCTTGCACAACTCTTTCGCCAAATCGATATCAAATCCGACCAGCTCACCGCTGGCATTTTTGGATTCAAAAGGTGCATAGGTAGGATCGGTACCGATTTTAATATTCTTAGGAATCTCCGCCATCGCACTGCCCGTAGCCAGAATAAGTGCCAACGGCAAAACTTTGATCAATTTCTTCATATTGCTACCCTTGTCGTGAGTGATTGATGTCATGTGTCGTCAATGTCGGAACGATATGAGTGCTCTTTGTTTTTTACGCCGACTATTACCGTTTTCATAAGCAGTTTTCATGCCACAATGAAAGCAGGGGGGTCATAAAAAAACCATGCACAAAAAACACGGAAAAGTATGATTAATCGATTGATTATTCAGTGCTTTTATAGATTTATTCGACAGGTAACAATAAGAATAGATAATATTGGCATGAATACAGCACACTTAAATGCACTATTTTAGCGCTTTTGCGCACAAAATCAGTGCGGTGTAATAAAAGCGCACAAAGAAGGGGCAGCCATGGTTTACTCCCCCCTGAGGAAGGAAAAGAGTGCGTATCGGCATCTATCCTGCTACGACGCGCCTTGCCAGCGAATAAAGAGATCTTTTGGCAGGTCGATATCAAACTGGTCCAAAATACGATTTACCGTTTGATCGACAATATCCTGCACACTTTCTGGGCGATGATAAAACGCGGGAACCGGCGGCATGATTATCGCACCCAGCTCAACGGCAGTGGTCATCAACCGTAAGTGTCCTAAATGCAGCGGCGTTTCGCGCACGCCCAACACCAGAGGACGACGTTCCTTCAACACCACATCGGCTGCGCGGGTCAATAGATTGTCGCTATAGCTGTGCACAATCCCAGAGAGGGTTTTTATTGAGCAGGGCAAAATCACCATACCCGCCGTTTTAAACGACCCCGAAGAGACACTGGCAGCAATGTCACGCGAGTCATGCACCACATCAGCTAACACCTGTACGTCACGCAGGCTAAAATCTGTTTCTAGCGCTAATGTCTGACGAGCTGCCTGGCTCATGATCAGATGGGTTTCGATGCCTTCCAGCGTCTGTAACACCTGTAACAGTCGGATACCGTAAATGACACCGCTGGCACCGGAAATCCCTACAATGAGTCGCTTCATTATTACTGCCTCTGGCTAGCCGCGTCAGCAGAAACGCGGAAAAATCATCTGCGCAAACTTTGCCGCATTGACTAGCGATAAGCAAGGACAAGCACCGAAACGATGTTTTCTATATACAACCCGATTTTCTCTATACTGATGTTTTCCAAATACAAAAAAAGAAGGAAGACACTTTCGCGCCCTCCCCCTTCAATCAACCTGCCTTAACGTACAACTCGCCGTTAACCTTCGTTGTGCAGTTCCAGATCTTCGACTTCATTCTGGCTACGCAGCGCTTTGGCATCATCGTTGCGCAAGACTTCCAGATAATCCAGATAGCCTTGATCGACATCCTTCGTCACATAAATCCCATTGAACACCGAACATTCAAACTGAGCGATATCCGGGTTATCTTCACGCGCGGCATCGATCAGATCGTCGAGATCTTGGAATATCAGCTCATCTGCGCCAATAATCTTACAGATTTCATCAACTTCGCGACCGTGGGCAATCAGTTCATTGACGCTCGGCATGTCGATGCCGTACACGTTAGGAAAGCGAATTTCCGGTGCCGCCGAGGCCAGATAAACACGCTTGGCTCCTGCTTCACGCGCCATTTCCACAATCTGCTCCGACGTTGTACCACGCACAATGGAGTCATCCACCAGCAGCACGTTCTTGTCACGGAATTCTGCGCGGTTGGCGTTCAGCTTACGGCGTACCGATTTCTTACGCGCTTGCTGTCCCGGCATGATAAAGGTGCGGCCAACATAGCGGTTCTTCACAAATCCCTGACGATACGGCTTGTTGATAATACGCGCGATTTCCAGTGCAATATCACAAGAGGTTTCAGGAATCGGGATCACGACATCAATATCGAGATCTTCCCACTGGCGCGCAATCTTTTCACCAAGCTTCTGACCCATGCGAACACGTGCACTGTAGACCGAAATTTTATCGATGAAAGAGTCCGGGCGAGCAAAGTAGACATATTCAAACAGGCACGGGTTGCTCTTTGGATTCTCTGCGCACTGGCGGGTAAACAACT
The window above is part of the Pectobacterium araliae genome. Proteins encoded here:
- the pta gene encoding phosphate acetyltransferase, coding for MSRIIMLIPTGTSVGLTSVSLGVIRSMEQKGVRLSVFKPIAQPRSGDNTPDQTTTIIRANSAISAAEPLAMSRVETLLSSNQQDVLMEEIIARYHETTKDAEVVLVEGLVPTRKHQFANALNYEIAKTLNAEIVFVLALGNDSPAQLKDRIELARSSFGGSKNKNITGVIINKLNAPVDEQGRTRPDLSEIFDDSTKASVANIDPKQLFANSPLPVLGCIPWSFDLIATRAIDMAKHLNARIVNEGDIQTRRVKSVTFCARSIPHMLEHFRPGSLLVTSADRPDVLVAACLAAMNGVEIGALLLTGGYEMDPSIAKLCERAFQTGLPVFMVDTNTWQTSLSLQSFNLEVPADDRQRVEKVQEYVARHIDTQWIDSLSAESERSRRLSPPAFRYQLTELARKAGKRIVLPEGDEPRTVKAAAICAERGIAHCVLIGNPEEIQRVAAAQGVELGKGIEIVDPIVVRERYVARLVELRKSKGMTEVVAREQLEDNVVLGTLMLEQGEVDGLVSGAVHTTANTIRPPLQLIKTAPGSSLVSSVFFMLLPEQVLVYGDCAINPDPTAEQLAEIAIQSADSATAFGIDPRVAMISYSTGNSGAGSDVEKVREATRLAQEKRPDLVIDGPLQYDAAIMADVAQSKAPNSPVAGKATVFIFPDLNTGNTTYKAVQRSADLISIGPMLQGMRKPVNDLSRGALVDDIVYTVALTAIQATQL
- the yfcD gene encoding NUDIX hydrolase YfcD; the encoded protein is MAEQSQAAGTEWVDIVNENNEVIAQSSRQQMRAQSLRHRATYIVVHDGMGKILVQRRTKIKDFYPGWLDATAGGVVQSGEQMLESARREAEEELGIAGVPFAEHGLFYYEGENCRVWGGLFSCVTHGPFALQEEEVDEVSWLTPQEITARCDEFTPDSLKALSLWLTRYSDQEYGKPISRKLNEVVEAAEKSVVNHDNVDDENDSDVASSETDPQK
- the yfcE gene encoding phosphodiesterase, giving the protein MKLMFASDIHGSLSAVERVLAIFEQSHADWLILLGDFLNHGPRNPLPEAYQPAEVAARLNAYASRVIAVRGNCDSEVDQMLLTFPITAPWQHVLLPQNRLFLTHGHLYHPENMPPLHAGDVLVYGHTHIPIAEQRGEYYFFNPGSVSLSKGGYPASYGLLEQDELRVLPLHGGEPIAQVSIRH
- the yfcG gene encoding GSH-dependent disulfide bond oxidoreductase; translated protein: MIDLYYAPTPNGHKITLFLEEANLPYQLHRVNISKGEQFKPEFLAISPNNKIPAIVDTQPAEGDTPISLFESGAILLYLAEKHGVLLSTSLRERTATLQWLFWQVAGFGPMLGQNHHFNHYAPQPVPYAIERYQQETQRLYRVLDKHLQDNPWLAGQNYSIADIATYPWVVSYARQRVDLDDYPAVKAWYTRISERPATQRAYQRAEQ
- the folX gene encoding dihydroneopterin triphosphate 2'-epimerase, whose translation is MPYHHSDAIIRIKNLRLRTFIGIKDEEITNKQDVIINVVIHYPAEQARNSENIADALNYRTITKNIIRHVEDNRFALLEKLTQDVLNIASDHEWITYAEVEIDKPFALRYADSVSMTLRYHQA
- a CDS encoding TIGR01777 family oxidoreductase translates to MQLLITGGTGLIGRHLIQRLQLLSHHITVLTRDPERARGVLGNQVDYLSTLSNITSLNGFDGIINLAGEPIADKRWTPQQKQRLAQSRWIITEQLATLIKASSEPPAVFISGSAVGYYGDQGEALVTEEESPVDEFTHHLCARWEALAQSAESNNTRVCLLRTGIVLSAQGGALAKMLPIFRLGLGGPMGSGKQYMPWIHLDDMVNGILYLLDQPILRGPFNMVAPYPVHNEQFSAMLAHVLDRPGFLRAPAFALKLLMGEASTLVLGGQRAIPQRLEAAGFGFRFFELEEALQDVIKKPS
- the hisP gene encoding histidine ABC transporter ATP-binding protein HisP, translating into MSNNKLMVTELRKRYGEHEVLKGISLQAKAGDVISIIGSSGSGKSTLLRCINFLEKPCEGAIYVSDQEIRMVRDTDGQLKVFDKKQLQMLRTRLTMVFQHFNLWSFMTALENVMEAPIQVLGLSKAEARKRAVFYLNKVGITDSAQQKYPSDLSGGQQQRVSIARALAMEPEVLLFDEPTSALDPELVGEVLRIMQQLAEEGKTMVVVTHEMEFARHVSSHVIFLHQGVIEEEGPPDQLFGRPKSARLQQFLSGALK
- a CDS encoding ABC transporter permease encodes the protein MSEILQQYWQPLLWSDGYRLTGLAMTLWLLISSVVIGGLMALPLAIARVSPRRRFSFPVWLFTYVFRGTPLYVQLLVFYSGVYSLEIVRGTDLLNAFFRSGLNCAILALALNTCAYTTEIFAGAIRSVPHGEIEAARAYGFSRFKQYRCIILPGALRIALPAYSNEVILMLHSTALAFTVTVPDILKIARDINAATYQPFYAFGIAAVIYLAISFVLIGLFRRAERHWLRHLYTRSSH
- a CDS encoding histidine ABC transporter permease HisQ produces the protein MLYGYAPLILDGAIMTLELAVSSLLLALAIGLMGASAKLSSNRLLAGGFSCYTTLIRGIPDLVLMLLIFYGLQIALNGVTESIGLEQVDIDPLTAGIITLGFIYGAYFTETFRGAYLAVPRGQIEAAVAFGFSPLKVFRRILFPSMMRFALPGIGNNWQVILKATALVSLLGLNDVIKATQLAGKGAHEPFYFALVAGAMYLIFTTISNGVLWWLERHYSQGVKKVNYE
- a CDS encoding lysine/arginine/ornithine ABC transporter substrate-binding protein gives rise to the protein MKKLIKVLPLALILATGSAMAEIPKNIKIGTDPTYAPFESKNASGELVGFDIDLAKELCKRIDANCTFVESDFDALIPSLKAKKIDAIISSLSITEKRQQEIAFTEKLYAANSRLIAKKGASIEPTLASLGGKRVGVLQASTQEAFANANWQPKGVEVVAYQNQDLIYADLAAGRVDAAFQDEVAASEGFLKLDMGKDYAFAGPAVKDDKFFGVGTGMGLRKADTELKAALDKAFEAMRKDGTYDTFAKKYFDFDVYGG
- a CDS encoding UbiX family flavin prenyltransferase, which codes for MKRLIVGISGASGVIYGIRLLQVLQTLEGIETHLIMSQAARQTLALETDFSLRDVQVLADVVHDSRDIAASVSSGSFKTAGMVILPCSIKTLSGIVHSYSDNLLTRAADVVLKERRPLVLGVRETPLHLGHLRLMTTAVELGAIIMPPVPAFYHRPESVQDIVDQTVNRILDQFDIDLPKDLFIRWQGAS
- the purF gene encoding amidophosphoribosyltransferase; the encoded protein is MCGIVGIAGFTPVNQSIYDALTVLQHRGQDAAGIVTIDAFNCFRLRKANGLVKDVFEARHMQRLQGNMGLGHVRYPTAGSSSASEAQPFYVNSPFGITLAHNGNLTNAHELRKKLFEQERRHVNTTSDSEILLNIFARELDRFQHYPLEADNIFAAVAATHQQIRGAYACVGMIIGHGMVAFRDPNGIRPLVIGKRDLEDGRSEYMVASESVALDTLGFEFLRDVAPGEAIYITEKGQLFTRQCAENPKSNPCLFEYVYFARPDSFIDKISVYSARVRMGQKLGEKIARQWEDLDIDVVIPIPETSCDIALEIARIINKPYRQGFVKNRYVGRTFIMPGQQARKKSVRRKLNANRAEFRDKNVLLVDDSIVRGTTSEQIVEMAREAGAKRVYLASAAPEIRFPNVYGIDMPSVNELIAHGREVDEICKIIGADELIFQDLDDLIDAAREDNPDIAQFECSVFNGIYVTKDVDQGYLDYLEVLRNDDAKALRSQNEVEDLELHNEG